Proteins encoded within one genomic window of Nonomuraea gerenzanensis:
- a CDS encoding STAS domain-containing protein, protein MTGQSDSARRFTVSIGLHGSLIVAHASGDLDYRCADLLHRQVADAWQAAPSVGLVLDLGGLTFCDSMGVGALVLLLNQSRAQRSPLVLSNVPARVERILSLSGLREFFHVEPSVEAAIQAADPHQGL, encoded by the coding sequence ATGACCGGACAGAGCGACTCCGCCCGGCGTTTCACCGTCTCGATCGGCCTGCACGGCAGCCTGATCGTGGCCCACGCCAGCGGCGATCTCGACTACCGATGCGCCGACCTGCTGCATCGGCAGGTCGCGGATGCCTGGCAGGCCGCCCCGTCCGTGGGTCTGGTGCTGGATCTGGGTGGCCTGACGTTCTGCGACTCCATGGGGGTCGGCGCGCTGGTGCTGCTGCTGAACCAGAGCCGCGCGCAGCGCTCCCCGCTGGTCCTGTCGAACGTGCCCGCCCGGGTGGAGCGGATCCTGTCGCTCAGCGGGCTGCGCGAGTTCTTCCACGTCGAGCCGTCGGTGGAGGCGGCGATCCAGGCGGCCGACCCGCATCAGGGGCTCTAG
- a CDS encoding AAA family ATPase, with the protein MRPLKLHLDDFGSFREPVTADFSDVDYFVLVGPTGAGKSTLIDAICFALYGTVPRWGRENVIAHALAPSAVAAKVALVFETGGRRYAVVRALKRDAKGKVHTAEARLEELVPSVPATAGLEELMSAVARPLAEGAAVTAEVQRITGLEYRFFTQCVVLPQGRFAEFLHAQPRERQDLLVQLLDAEVYEQVRQRAVQEEGAAAQAATFARERLARLADADEAAEQAAEARLTSLRALDEQVRGDLDTLRSTAEEIRRLAAERETARRRVAALTSLAMPAEVPTLAQTVRAAAAEVRAHAADAELAAAEEQRAEDELAALDDPGVLMDRLRTIEEHERVVTELRSVEERAARTRAGLEPLTERARALDTALAEAEEARDRLRDAHAGAELAARLVVGQQCPTCLRPVERLPHHPASADLRAAERHVKSCRKEAEQARTRRTEAETETRHLERAARDLAVRATRSGHAVAAFTGSGQAADAAPAGAVLDLDGLRDDLEGRLAAVRAAERRAAKLRQAARDARARLATAQRRADELTGRTDRLWRALEAARDTVVPLGAPPVDRADLHHAWTSLLTWRDDTAVRERAALDEQDGRVTGAERRARELLSAVVARLSGHDVPVPGTAVTPAASESSTDADGGAVAARLGELVAAATAQAQARLARVRENRATARELDERARTEEERARVAKELAQCLRADAFERWLCTEALDLLVTAASDTLRELSDGQYELALGARNEIEVIDHAEAGLRRNARTLSGGETFQAALALALALSDQVAGLSATAARSLDSLFLDEGFGSLDPATLDTVATTLERLAGGRERMVGVVTHVPALADRIPVRFEVRRDAKGSHLHKVTA; encoded by the coding sequence ATGCGGCCCCTGAAGCTCCACCTCGACGACTTCGGCAGCTTCCGCGAGCCCGTCACGGCCGACTTCTCCGACGTCGACTACTTCGTCCTCGTCGGCCCGACGGGCGCGGGCAAGAGCACGCTGATCGACGCCATCTGCTTCGCCCTGTACGGCACCGTGCCGCGCTGGGGCAGGGAGAACGTCATCGCCCACGCCCTGGCCCCGTCCGCCGTGGCCGCCAAGGTGGCGCTGGTCTTCGAGACCGGGGGCCGCAGGTACGCCGTCGTCCGGGCGCTCAAGCGCGACGCCAAGGGCAAGGTGCACACCGCCGAGGCCCGCCTGGAGGAGCTCGTGCCGTCCGTCCCGGCGACGGCCGGGCTGGAGGAGCTGATGAGCGCCGTCGCCCGGCCGCTCGCGGAGGGCGCCGCCGTCACCGCCGAGGTCCAGCGGATCACCGGCCTGGAGTACCGGTTCTTCACCCAGTGCGTGGTGCTGCCGCAGGGCAGGTTCGCCGAGTTCCTGCACGCCCAGCCGCGCGAACGCCAGGACCTGCTCGTGCAGCTCCTCGACGCCGAGGTCTACGAGCAGGTCAGGCAGCGCGCCGTCCAGGAGGAGGGCGCCGCCGCGCAGGCCGCCACGTTCGCCCGCGAGCGGCTGGCCCGCCTCGCCGACGCCGACGAGGCCGCCGAACAGGCGGCCGAGGCCCGGCTGACCTCGCTCCGCGCCCTGGACGAGCAGGTCAGGGGCGACCTCGACACCCTCAGGAGCACGGCGGAGGAGATCCGCCGCCTCGCCGCGGAGCGGGAGACCGCCCGGCGGCGGGTGGCCGCGCTGACCTCGCTCGCCATGCCGGCGGAGGTGCCCACGCTGGCGCAGACCGTCCGCGCGGCGGCGGCGGAGGTGCGCGCGCACGCCGCCGACGCCGAGCTGGCCGCGGCGGAGGAGCAGCGGGCCGAGGACGAGCTGGCCGCGCTGGACGATCCCGGCGTGCTCATGGACCGGCTCAGGACGATCGAGGAGCACGAACGCGTCGTCACCGAGCTGCGTTCCGTCGAGGAACGGGCCGCCCGGACGCGAGCCGGCCTCGAACCGCTCACCGAACGCGCCCGCGCCCTCGACACCGCGCTCGCCGAGGCCGAGGAGGCCAGGGACCGGCTGCGCGACGCCCACGCGGGGGCCGAGCTGGCCGCCCGGCTCGTCGTCGGCCAGCAGTGCCCCACCTGCCTGCGGCCCGTCGAACGGCTGCCCCACCATCCGGCTTCGGCCGACCTGCGGGCAGCGGAGCGGCACGTCAAGAGCTGCCGCAAGGAGGCCGAGCAGGCGCGCACCCGCCGCACGGAAGCCGAGACCGAGACCCGCCACCTCGAACGCGCGGCCCGTGACCTGGCCGTACGCGCCACCCGCAGCGGCCACGCCGTGGCGGCGTTCACGGGCTCCGGCCAGGCAGCCGACGCCGCTCCTGCCGGGGCGGTGCTGGACCTCGACGGGCTGCGCGACGACCTGGAAGGGCGGCTCGCGGCCGTGCGGGCGGCGGAGCGGCGGGCCGCCAAGCTCAGGCAGGCCGCCCGCGACGCCCGGGCCCGGCTCGCCACCGCCCAGCGGCGCGCCGACGAGCTGACCGGCAGGACCGACCGGCTCTGGCGTGCCCTGGAGGCCGCCCGCGACACGGTGGTGCCGCTCGGCGCGCCGCCCGTGGACCGCGCCGACCTCCACCACGCCTGGACGAGCCTGCTCACCTGGCGCGACGACACCGCCGTCCGGGAGCGGGCGGCGCTGGACGAGCAGGACGGACGCGTCACCGGTGCTGAGCGCCGGGCACGGGAGCTGCTCTCCGCCGTCGTCGCCCGCCTGAGCGGCCACGACGTGCCCGTCCCCGGAACCGCCGTGACCCCGGCCGCCTCGGAGAGCAGCACCGATGCCGACGGTGGTGCGGTGGCCGCGCGGCTGGGGGAGCTGGTGGCCGCGGCGACCGCGCAGGCGCAGGCACGCCTGGCCAGGGTCAGGGAGAACCGCGCCACCGCCAGGGAGCTGGACGAGCGCGCCAGGACCGAGGAGGAGCGCGCCAGGGTGGCCAAGGAGCTGGCCCAGTGCCTGCGCGCCGACGCGTTCGAGCGCTGGCTCTGCACCGAGGCGCTCGACCTGCTGGTCACCGCCGCCTCCGACACCCTGCGTGAGCTGTCCGACGGCCAGTACGAGCTGGCCCTCGGCGCCAGGAACGAGATCGAGGTCATCGACCACGCCGAGGCGGGCCTGCGCCGCAACGCCCGCACCCTGTCGGGCGGCGAGACGTTCCAGGCCGCGCTCGCCCTGGCCCTGGCCCTGTCTGACCAGGTGGCGGGCCTGTCGGCGACGGCGGCGCGCAGCCTCGACTCGCTCTTCCTCGACGAGGGCTTCGGCAGCCTCGACCCGGCCACCCTCGACACGGTCGCCACCACCCTCGAACGGCTGGCCGGCGGGCGCGAGCGCATGGTCGGCGTGGTCACGCACGTGCCGGCGCTGGCCGATCGCATCCCGGTGCGTTTCGAGGTCCGCCGCGACGCCAAGGGCTCGCACCTGCACAAGGTGACGGCATGA
- a CDS encoding SseB family protein: MTADDQPPAGPFEERLWAAHQDGQQAVCLSLLRETELALPITAAAAAGTEAPAWPTAEDAAGRTWLLAFTSVEAMRLASGGAATHCRVASLTELAAGWPDLRWGLAVNPGLRVSFLLEPGTVARLAVPTMVQDLRLAPGSGVPVVQKLLAAQDIPELLLTREPRVSGYCHHGLDVSHIATPAVLAAALGRPDLLTESGSLNILRWRPIGLELYRTPYGGSDEQGRDAVAGWVVEEPPFVGMGLVPSVDNVIREYKVYGVGLPHGAEIWELTDEGTEHRRALYHGDLRRWQLIGRRS, translated from the coding sequence ATGACTGCCGATGATCAACCACCGGCCGGCCCGTTCGAGGAGCGGTTGTGGGCCGCGCACCAGGACGGGCAGCAGGCGGTGTGCCTGAGCCTGCTGCGTGAGACCGAGCTGGCGCTGCCGATCACCGCCGCCGCGGCGGCGGGCACGGAGGCGCCTGCCTGGCCGACGGCCGAGGACGCGGCCGGGCGCACCTGGCTGCTCGCCTTCACCTCCGTCGAGGCCATGCGGCTGGCCTCGGGCGGGGCAGCGACGCACTGCCGGGTGGCGTCGCTGACCGAGCTGGCCGCCGGCTGGCCCGACCTGCGCTGGGGGCTGGCCGTCAACCCGGGGCTGCGCGTGTCGTTCCTGCTGGAGCCCGGTACGGTGGCCCGGCTGGCTGTGCCCACCATGGTGCAGGACCTCCGGCTCGCCCCCGGCTCGGGGGTGCCCGTGGTGCAGAAGCTGCTCGCGGCGCAGGACATCCCCGAGCTGCTGCTCACCAGGGAGCCGAGGGTGTCCGGCTACTGCCACCACGGGCTCGACGTCTCGCACATCGCCACCCCGGCGGTGCTCGCCGCCGCCCTGGGCCGCCCCGACCTGCTGACCGAGAGCGGGTCGCTGAACATCCTGCGCTGGCGTCCCATCGGGCTGGAGCTCTACCGCACGCCGTACGGGGGGAGCGACGAGCAGGGCAGGGACGCCGTGGCGGGCTGGGTGGTCGAGGAGCCCCCGTTCGTCGGCATGGGGCTGGTGCCCAGCGTCGACAACGTCATCCGCGAGTACAAGGTGTACGGGGTCGGCCTGCCCCACGGCGCCGAGATCTGGGAGCTCACCGACGAGGGGACCGAGCACCGCCGCGCCCTCTACCACGGCGACCTGCGGCGCTGGCAGCTCATCGGGAGGCGCTCATGA